The Cyprinus carpio isolate SPL01 chromosome B19, ASM1834038v1, whole genome shotgun sequence DNA window CTGCCCGGGAAAGCACGGCCGTCAGCTCGGGATCGGACTCGGACAACGCTGGCACTCCcgagggaggcaacgcagccgaaccttcatctcccgaggactcaagcccgccttgtgatgcgGCGATCGACATACGGGTCCTCTTCGCGAGCcccgaatgagatgtcaggagcctgagagagggtccagcaaactcatccggAAACTCAACCGGCTGCGGCTTATGTGAGGGGGGTGTGGTCCGAGGAGGTTGGCTCGTCGGGGAAGCCCACAccgtaaccctcagatcaccctggccaccagccgaagtagccctcttacgagaagagctagaacggggtgtggcagaggggactctataccttttaaggtaatcgagtctcgatctcaacgccgagatggtcatgtccccgcaatgagaacatgagccatccacgaacgcagtctcagcgtgctgaaagcccagacacgtgacacagcgatcgtgaccGTCACGAGGAGCGATGTATCGACTGCACCCAGAAATGCACGggcgaaatgacatctttaaaaagatgcaaatcGGCCCGTAtctctttttgtgaaagaaatcttgctctttcagaggtgttgaagcactcaggggaacgcgggagctgtcgcaggaaacccagacgaaccgctgaatctcgcgccgtcacaccaacaccagctcttGTAACACTCCGGTGATAGTAGCAAGCgatgtgctcggctccgaagcgaaagcttgaatgcgagttgctcgcgttgctccttatatacccgctttgcggggcggagctcgcgatgcaaatcccgcagaccaaggtactttgtgtaccattggctcgttttgtaccactcgaaggtgattgggctctcgggcgagatcccattcgtaacgtcgaacgtgaccgactgaaagggaactaaagTTTCACTTCAAATAAAGAGAGCATCTTTACACTGTtgtgccagtaggtggcgaccaGTGACTTTTCAAAAGTAGGCCTTATTGatgagattcattcaaaaactcaGGACAAGTCTTCATTCATGATTTTTTACacagtgaatttatttaaatcattcaatATCTGTAATAGACTGAACATGGACTTTTATAGATAGactcatttataacattaaatagaatattttgtcAGAACCTCAAGGAAACTATGGCTTACATATTATTTTGGTTGGTtgtctaatgttttgtttttagaatcgTGCAGCTATCGTGATCTCTATTGTGTATACAGTCTCTATCTCTAAAAAAAGAGCTGTTCTTAGACtaaagagaaagttttgagttctgaaatttagaatttttatagtacagtgacctCTTAAATGTCAAAAGGTCAAGGGAATTTTGGATTCTTAGTttataacctttttaaaaaaaatttgaaaattgtgATCAAATAAACAGCAGCAAAACCAAGAAATCAAGTTTTTGCATTTCTGTCAGAAAACCTGATTATTAGCAATGCTAAACCTGTTCAAGTTTATTATCTGGAAATAAACACATCTGTGTCCctgaagcacaaaagcagtcttaagcagcacagatatatttgtagcaatagacaacaatacattgtatgggtcacaattatacatttctcttttatgccaaaaatcattaggatattaagtaaagatcatgtttcatgaagatattttgtaaaattcctaccgtaaatatatcaaaacttaatttttgattagtaatatgcattgctaagaacttcatttgaacaacttttaagatgattttctcaatctttagatttttttgctcctctcagattccagattttcaaatagttgtatctcagacaaatattgtcctcctaacaaaccacacatcaatggagagatcatttattcagctttgagatgatgtataaatctacatttctgaaaattgacccttatgactggttttgtgctccagggtcatatttGTTACGGCATCTCcgatcaaaatgaataaatgacatgTGAAACTTCAAATAAAGATtgtatctaaaacaaacaaaaaaaaaaaacttacaaacaaaaaacaaaacaaaaaaacatcttgcaTCTATATTGCACTGTTAGCACTATTAGCCAATTAGAATGTCCAGTCTTACagattatgatgtaaaatatataacactgtagTATTTGGgacaataataatgcattataatgttggATTCTGAaagattttcttattttaaatgacgCTTCTCATCCAGTGTGTGAAGTTCTGCAAGATTCTAAGTAACTGgaaacagatttaattttataaacaaCAGTAACAtgcaaaatctatttttatatggAAAATGTGTATATTCTGCTCTATTCTAAATGTACCTGTTGTGTTTTTCGAGGCACATACACAAAAAAGAtcaaaattttcacaaaatttgatttcttgatgattttatattttataatagtgattttataaattcatattataaagcaaaaaagtggaaatgaatgactaataagccaataagtgctcctctgctgccatctactggttaaaGTGATAATTTGGTGTCTTTTGTTCACCACAAgatatatttcagtttaaagCGGATAATTTTacagctttaaagtgctggaaatagttgtgtgaaatgcttgaaagtcattgaaaaatgcttgaatttctctctcaaaagccTGAAACTATTAATATCAATTcaagttaatttatttacacagcgcttttaacaatactgaaaaatagtgtgtcaataaagcAAAAAGACATTAGTGATGATTTATTTCTCAGTGGATCTGCATTAATGTGTCACCAGATCAACACTGGTTCCCAACTAAACCAGTTCGCTAAGCAGTTCATTTATGTTTTCACTTTTCAAATAAAAGCGTGGTTTCAGTTAaatatgttgcaggctcattAATTGGTAATAAAAAGTTGATAATAAATGATACTGaagataataaataatcaaaatgtattgGAGTTGTTTTTGCAGCTGCGGATGCTTATTTTTCTCGCGAGACTTGGCAGCAGTGGTTTGCTTGAGCTGCGCTCAGTTATTggactgtttttgtcatttgctatttaatgtttttctcgTGCACCAGAAATGGCAAAGATTATGAGCTGGACAAAGTGGTGCATCAGTGCAAACGCTCACAAAATTAAGTCTCGccggcagaatttttttttttgcaaaacgtGACAAAAGTCTATAAACaagtttttgcattttgaaaGAAGAGAGTTATGTTTGGAGTTCtggtgatatgatatttttgccatatcgcccaccccttaTTTCTATATTATGTGTTATTATGACATTGCACATCAAACAGCAAAGCTTAATAAACCATAGCTTTAAATAAGTAAAGCACTTCAAATTATGTCGAAGCTTCATTAGCTTTCCTGAAGAAAGGAAGTGGAAACACGTTGTGGTTTAGTGTCTCTGCACTGAAAGGAAATCTGCAGTTTGATCAATGCTTTTACAGACGAAAGACAATGGAGAAGATCatgctcttttgtgttttttcatactTGATTGTTCAGATCAGCTCCAGCGGTAAATATATTCTCATTTACAATTTCACAGTATTGAGCTTTATATACTTACATATAATCAATGTTTTAATCATTCCAAAGGATCAGTGTATGATGTTTTCCAGATGCTTCAGAACATAATGTGACTCTGTTAAGATTCCGGCTGAATGAAACCATCACTCTGAACTGCAACATGACCCACACATACGAAATAGCCTGGTATCACCAGAATCCTGAATCTGGACGACTAACACTGCTGATATATCCTATGGGCGAGATAATAGATCTAAATTCAATCCATGTAAACTTTCGCGCAACATTTAAAGCAGTTAAATGGAGCAACACATTCTCGCTAATTATTACTGGACTAATGGAGTCAGATTCAGGtctttatttctgtggaacaAGATCAGCGACTTCAGACATGTACTTTGAGAAACCCATCAGACTACAGCTTGAGGGTTAGTACTGCTGACTTCTCCATTTCTCTCAAATTTTCATCATGACTAGTAAACTACTTCactcaaaacagctgttttttttttttttttttttttttactgcaatgccatataagaaccatttttgtttccccaaagaaccttctagtgatcagttctttaaaaaacattgttttctatAGTGTGAAGAACACTTGAATCATCTATAGAACCGTTTTCCAttataaaaaaaccttttgtgttgttttttctttaatgcagTGTTTGTGCTCCAGATATGAATGATTCCTGAAATCATGTGTGTTGCTGAGGAGTGATCATAAATCTAAAATGatcatatatttcaaatattttcagacaagctgacagacagagaggacGAAGCTCATTCTGATGTTGAGATCACAGGTGAGAGCAGAAAtcattcttgttcttttcttgtttttattatggTATTTGTTAATTTGAATATTTCGTGGATTCTTCATAGAACCATCAAatccaattcaattttttttgttttaagagtgTAACTATTCATAGCAACGTACTTGTCACATTATTACAGAAAGTGCTTCACAGATGTGATTTTAGCATGATTTTATCACAGTTCAAACTCAGCACAACCGATCAGAATCTGTCTTgattctgttgtttaatgaatgttggtttctggatgttttctgtctgtctgtagacTGGCTGACGCTGACGGAGCGTGTGCTGATGTTCGGTGGTGTTGGTTTGGCTGTGCTGGTGTTTTTTCTGGTTATAATCATTGCAGGAAGAAAAATTTACTGTCATGGTTTGGGGAAGGATGGATCGCCGCCGAACATGTTGGTCTGAATGTTCAAAAATCACCTAAACGACTTTTGTGAGCTTTATTTTTGACTCTTTcacaataataatcatcattttatACTTTACACTAGTGGTGGCTCACCAATGTGATTCAGATGTGTTTCTGTCGGCCAGATCTCATAGATGTCTGTTTAATCTGTTTCATGGCACAAACTTGTTCAAATAAAATGAGagatttctgatcaaataatcaGCAGTAAAACTAAGAAATCACATCACGGtcgtatttttgatgaaaaaaggaTAGAAATTATCATTCTTTGTAAATGTGATGTAGACCTAAACATACTGTCTGTGACTATAattaaacagaaacaggtgtgaatGAATAAGTTTGTGTGTAccactttatttctgtgtgactaaatTGCAATCCtgaaacaaattcatttattatgatcaatgtatcacttctTATTGTAAAACTGATACAACATCAATGCTGTTTTAAATCTCtaattaaactacaaaaatgggtacttttatcatgtttgttttgtgaggaTGTGTTCATTATGATATCATTATGCCATTACTCCATATTTTTAATCTTTCCCTAGACCAAGGAATTGTGCCTGTAGAgttgaaaatggcaaaaattacaCCAGTTTATAAAGAAGATGATAGtgctattttaaacaattatagaCCATTTCTCGTGTTATCAGTCCTGTCCAAAATTCTTGAAAAACTTGTTTATACAAGACTAATCCAACATTtggacaaaaataatattttatatgttcaCCAATATGGTTTTAGGAAACACTATTCCAATTATATGGCACTTGTCCATTTTTTTGACTGAGCTATACAAAGCAAAAGatagaaaagaaaatactatAGGTATTTTTTGGGATCTCTCAAAAGCATTTGATACAGTTAACCATTTAATTCTGGTAAAAAAACTTTCATATTACGGTATACGGAATAAATCACTACTCTGGTTCACTAGTTATTTTTCAGATCGGTATCAAACTGTCAACTATAATGGGACAGAATCCCCTCCCCTTCCTCTACAGTGTGGTTTACCAGAGGGATCCGTCTTGGGTcccttgttatttttattatatgttaatgaCCTCCCAAATGTCTCAAATAAACTCTCAAAAATTTTATTTGCAGACGATACAAGTGTATTTTACTCCCATAAAAACCCtgaaattttaataaaagtagTTAATGAAGAACTTGATAAGTTATCTACTTGGTTCAAGTCCAACAAACAgtcactaaacataaaaaaaaaaaaaaacaagttatataTTGTTCGGTACCAAGTCTGATTCACTTAATTCCTCAATGAAAATTCAAATTGATGATATCTCCATTAACAATGTTAGATCTGCTCGTTTCCTCGGTGTTATACTAGATGACTCTTTATCTTGGAAACCGCACATTATTGCCACAAGTACAAAAATAGCCAAAGTAGTCGGTATATTAGGTAAAATACAGCACCTGATTAACAAAAAAGTTTCAGTCATGTTGTATTATTCAATGTTGTACCCATATTTAAATTACTGCGATGTTGCTTGGGCTAGTACCCACCCAACTAAACTGGAATCTATTTTTCGACTTCAGAAACGAGCTTtaagaataatattttgtgtaaattgtaGACACCCTTCCCAATCACCGTTTACTCAGGCAAGTATTCTTATTGTTTATCAAGTAAATCAACTTCAAATTGCTTTATTCGTTTATACAGTAGTtctataaaaaagttatttcccCAGCAtctttgcaatatttttttatttttaataatgaatttcatCAGTATCCAACTCGTAGTGGTTGTCTTATCAGGCCTCCCTACTCTCGTACGACTCAAACACAGTTTAGTGTATTATATAGAGGGTCAAAGGTATGGAACAGTCTTCCCACATCACTTATTGAGGTTTCTAAAGAACAGTTTAAACAGAGAGTAAATTGTTGATATTAAGTTGTTTGAATTTTCCTTATGGGTTTGTGTTTTAATCCCAATGTTACActgtttgataaaatgttttacaatatgtTTTTAATCCTTATGGGTTTGTATTTTCTGTGGATATTGCCACCAATTAAGCCCCTTGAGGGTTTTTCGGCAATTCTCCatcacatttttttatgaaaggtataatattgtgttttatgctttggtagtgaaaataaaataaataataataaaaaagtgccattaattgtggccaatgtgtactagagaaaaagatttatttcataatgatatttccccccattttaaattcttattatccaatgaaaggatacatttttgtgaattttttaaataaaagatcaaaaggattaacaatgcagatgaattttcacagacTTCTGTGGTcttatttaccaagggtgccaatatttttggccatgactgtaacaataattacaaattacaataaaatattaaataaaatagagtaGAAAaaaggttgagtaattaatgagagaaatTTCATTTGTGaacctatccctttaaacatttcCTTGTTTGTAGAGTCTGTACTTATTAAAGTCTGATaagattgtttaaatgttttttttgactcTATAGCCCACTGATTAATgcttgaaaacattttataaaaaatgtaatatttcaacaAATACATAAGAATACCCTCCTGTTCTGTCATCATTGCTTTGTACCAATGTTGATTTTTGCTTAGTCttatgtaactttattattttgagtttaacttaaaccatttaagtaaCTATATAGCTTTTAGATTAAGATTTGTTACCTGAATTCAAACAGACTGAGTGAAATAAACCTATAATTGactaaacaacaattaaaaaatacaagtgaCTCCATGTACAGGAGTTTACAGTACtcatatttattggttttaaaactTTAAGGCCATCAGTTCGAACAGTTTGAGATCGCTTCATGATTTTCACAGCGTTAAGAAAGGAAGTGGAAACACATTGTGGTTTCGTGTGTCTGCACTGAAAGGAAATCTGCAGTTTGATCAAATGGTTTTTACAGACGAAAGACAATGGAGAAGATCatgctcttttgtgttttttcatacaGGATTATTCAGATCAGCTCCAGCGGTAAATTTATTCTACTTTACGATTTCACATTATTGATCTTTTTATTCTTAGATATAAtcaatgttttaatcatttcaaaGGATCAGTGTATGATGTTTTCCAGATGTTTCAGAACATAATGTGACTCTGTTAAGATTCCGGCTGAATGAAAACATCACTATGAACTGCAGCATAAACGACAGATTCACCAACATAAATGAAATAGCCTGGTATCACCAGAATCCTGAATCTGGACGACTAACACTGCTGCTGTCTGCCAAGATCTGGTCATCACTGCACATTCAATACTCTCAAAACAGGCGCATGAGAGTTCATGGAGATAGGAAGAGCATCTCACTAGATATTATTGGACTAATGGAGTCAGATTCAGGTCTTTATTTCTGTGGAATAACGAATTTAATCATGTACTTCGACAAACCCATCAGACTAGTGATGGAGGGTTAGTACAGCTCTTCAGTTTCTCTCAAATcttcatattgtttttaatgcTGAGAATAATTTGACTGTTTCTCAATTGATTGCATTCATCTATGTAACAAATTAACTTtccataaaggtttttttttttttactgtagtgccacagaagaaccatttttgtttccacaaagaaccttctAGTGATCAGTTCAATGATTGAAGAATCATTCAAATCTGGAGCACAAACAC harbors:
- the LOC109059208 gene encoding uncharacterized protein LOC109059208 isoform X2 yields the protein MEKIMLFCVFSYLIVQISSSDASEHNVTLLRFRLNETITLNCNMTHTYEIAWYHQNPESGRLTLLIYPMGEIIDLNSIHVNFRATFKAVKWSNTFSLIITGLMESDSGLYFCGTRSATSDMYFEKPIRLQLEDKLTDREDKVQSVTDLPESTASTVEAMLTERVMMFGGAGLAVFVFFLATVVAGGIIHCYGWQKGWATAKRAGLTD
- the LOC109059208 gene encoding uncharacterized protein LOC109059208 isoform X3 — translated: MEKIMLFCVFSYLIVQISSSDVSEHNVTLLRFRLNENITMNCSINDRFTNINEIAWYHQNPESGRLTLLLSAKIWSSLHIQYSQNRRMRVHGDRKSISLDIIGLMESDSGLYFCGITNLIMYFDKPIRLVMEDKLTDREDKVQSVTDLPESTASTVEAMLTERVMMFGGAGLAVFVFFLATVVAGGIIHCYGWQKGWATAKRAGLTD
- the LOC109059208 gene encoding uncharacterized protein LOC109059208 isoform X4; amino-acid sequence: MEKIMLFCVFSYRIIQISSSEHNVTLLRFRLNENITMNCSINDRFTNINEIAWYHQNPESGRLTLLLSAKIWSSLHIQYSQNRRMRVHGDRKSISLDIIGLMESDSGLYFCGITNLIMYFDKPIRLVMEDKLTDREDKVQSVTDLPESTASTVEAMLTERVMMFGGAGLAVFVFFLATVVAGGIIHCYGWQKGWATAKRAGLTD
- the LOC109059208 gene encoding uncharacterized protein LOC109059208 isoform X1; this translates as MEKIMLFCVFSYRIIQISSSDVSEHNVTLLRFRLNENITMNCSINDRFTNINEIAWYHQNPESGRLTLLLSAKIWSSLHIQYSQNRRMRVHGDRKSISLDIIGLMESDSGLYFCGITNLIMYFDKPIRLVMEDKLTDREDKVQSVTDLPESTASTVEAMLTERVMMFGGAGLAVFVFFLATVVAGGIIHCYGWQKGWATAKRAGLTD
- the LOC109059208 gene encoding uncharacterized protein LOC109059208 isoform X5, with product MNCSINDRFTNINEIAWYHQNPESGRLTLLLSAKIWSSLHIQYSQNRRMRVHGDRKSISLDIIGLMESDSGLYFCGITNLIMYFDKPIRLVMEDKLTDREDKVQSVTDLPESTASTVEAMLTERVMMFGGAGLAVFVFFLATVVAGGIIHCYGWQKGWATAKRAGLTD